The following proteins are co-located in the Ailuropoda melanoleuca isolate Jingjing chromosome 13, ASM200744v2, whole genome shotgun sequence genome:
- the LOC100470602 gene encoding histone H3.3A: MARTKQTARKSTGGKAPRKQLATKAARKSAPSTGGVKKPHRYRPGTVALREIRRYQKSTELLIRKLPFQRLVREIAQDFKTDLRFQSAAIGALQEASEAYLVGLFEDTNLCAIHAKRVTIMPKDIQLARRIRGERA; this comes from the exons ATGGCCCGAACCAAGCAGACTGCCCGTAAATCCACGGGTGGGAAAGCGCCCCGCAAACAGCTGGCCACTAAAGCCGCCCGGAAAAGCGCCCCTTCTACCGGTGGGGTGAAAAAACCTCATCGCTACAG GCCCGGGACCGTAGCGCTTCGGGAGATCCGTCGTTACCAGAAATCCACCGAGCTTCTGATCCGGAAGCTGCCTTTCCAGAGGTTGGTGAGGGAAATCGCCCAGGATTTCAAAACCGATCTGAGGTTTCAGAGCGCCGCCATTGGCGCGCTTCAG GAGGCCAGTGAAGCGTACCTGGTGGGTTTATTTGAAGATACTAATCTGTGTGCCATCCACGCTAAGAGAGTCACCATCATGCCCAAAGACATCCAGTTGGCTCGCCGGATACGGGGAGAGAGAGCTTAA